One Sphingomonas sp. BT-65 genomic window carries:
- a CDS encoding RNB domain-containing ribonuclease, with protein sequence MHSSPNPRAADDTASRPLCNGFPRGYPARMKTIRDPAHALARELAAIRTEFQVPDGFPPAVLAAADIVATRAPTNHADWTHRPFVTLDPASATDLDQAFCIEAAGGDLILHYAIADVAWFVDEGGPIDAEAWVRGETLYLPDGKAGLYPPVLAEGAASLLPDGPRPAVVFSVRVAPDGAVKLDAATRAVIQSRAKLAYATVQPEDLPADFAELSRRITQAEAERGAARIDPPEQEVSEGPDGALALVFRTRHASEDRNAALSLACNMAVADVLIAHETGLFRVMAEPSDHAVRRLRHTARAFGIDWPEQATLTQFERTLDPADSRHAALMLAIRRAGNGAGYQPFRAGETPWHAAVAASYAHATAPLRRLADRYVVQAVLAVAHGRPVPGYVSDAFARLPKVMARADSRAGQVDRAVIDMAEAVMLAGNEGEAFGAVVTDIGERGASIQLRELPVTARVDASELTPGDALDVRLTRADPRARQIAFERLS encoded by the coding sequence ATGCATTCGTCCCCCAATCCGCGCGCCGCGGACGATACCGCGTCGCGCCCGCTGTGCAACGGCTTCCCGCGCGGTTACCCTGCCCGCATGAAGACGATCCGTGACCCCGCTCACGCCCTCGCCCGCGAGCTTGCCGCGATCCGGACGGAGTTTCAGGTGCCGGACGGCTTCCCGCCCGCGGTGCTGGCGGCGGCCGACATCGTCGCGACGCGCGCGCCGACCAATCATGCCGACTGGACGCACCGCCCGTTCGTGACGCTCGATCCGGCGAGCGCGACCGACCTCGACCAAGCCTTCTGCATCGAGGCGGCGGGTGGTGACCTGATCCTTCATTATGCCATCGCCGACGTGGCGTGGTTCGTCGACGAGGGCGGGCCGATCGACGCCGAGGCCTGGGTGCGGGGCGAGACCCTGTACCTGCCCGACGGTAAGGCCGGGCTCTATCCGCCGGTGCTGGCCGAGGGCGCGGCCAGCCTGCTGCCCGATGGGCCGCGACCGGCGGTGGTGTTCAGCGTGCGGGTGGCGCCGGACGGCGCCGTGAAACTCGACGCGGCGACCCGCGCCGTGATCCAGAGCCGCGCCAAGCTGGCCTATGCCACGGTGCAGCCCGAAGACCTGCCCGCGGACTTTGCCGAGCTGTCGCGGCGGATCACCCAGGCCGAAGCCGAACGCGGCGCTGCCCGCATCGACCCGCCCGAGCAGGAGGTGTCGGAGGGCCCCGACGGCGCGCTCGCGTTGGTGTTCCGCACACGGCACGCCTCCGAGGATCGCAACGCCGCGCTCTCGCTCGCGTGCAACATGGCGGTGGCCGACGTGCTGATCGCGCATGAGACCGGGCTGTTCCGCGTGATGGCGGAGCCGAGCGATCATGCGGTGCGGCGGTTGCGGCACACGGCGCGCGCCTTCGGCATCGACTGGCCCGAACAGGCGACCCTTACCCAGTTCGAGCGGACCCTGGATCCGGCAGACTCGCGCCATGCCGCGCTGATGCTGGCGATCCGCCGCGCGGGCAACGGCGCGGGCTATCAGCCGTTCCGCGCCGGGGAGACCCCGTGGCATGCCGCGGTCGCCGCCTCCTATGCCCACGCCACCGCGCCGTTGCGGCGGCTCGCCGATCGCTATGTCGTGCAGGCCGTGCTGGCGGTCGCCCATGGACGCCCGGTGCCGGGATATGTGAGCGACGCCTTCGCCAGGCTCCCCAAGGTGATGGCCCGCGCCGACTCGCGCGCCGGGCAGGTCGACCGCGCGGTGATCGACATGGCGGAGGCGGTGATGCTGGCCGGCAACGAGGGTGAAGCCTTCGGCGCGGTGGTCACCGACATCGGCGAGCGCGGCGCATCGATCCAGCTGCGCGAGCTGCCGGTGACGGCGCGAGTCGACGCCTCGGAACTGACGCCTGGCGACGCGCTCGACGTCCGTCTGACCCGCGCCGATCCGCGTGCCCGGCAGATCGCGTTCGAGCGACTGAGCTGA
- a CDS encoding tRNA (guanosine(46)-N(7))-methyltransferase TrmB has translation MNDPAKIRRLYGRAKGHKLRAGQAALVEEMLPQVAVPETGPLDAVTLFGDARPLELEIGFGAGEHLAGQAAMRPDHGFIGCEPFLNGVVGALMHVRDSGLSNVRLHMGDALDVVERLPDASLERVYLLHPDPWPKARHAKRRMVNHGPLDLIASKLRPGSEFRLGTDDPTYCRWAMMVMNQRRDFAWQAREASDFLTRPADWPETRYERKARRQGHEVWYFRYLRV, from the coding sequence ATGAACGATCCCGCGAAGATCCGCCGGCTCTATGGCCGGGCCAAGGGCCACAAGCTACGCGCCGGGCAAGCCGCCCTGGTCGAGGAGATGCTGCCGCAGGTGGCGGTGCCGGAGACCGGGCCGCTCGATGCCGTCACATTGTTCGGTGACGCGCGTCCGCTGGAGCTCGAGATCGGCTTCGGCGCGGGCGAGCATCTCGCCGGGCAGGCGGCGATGCGGCCGGACCATGGCTTTATCGGCTGCGAACCCTTTCTCAACGGCGTGGTCGGCGCGCTCATGCATGTCCGCGACAGCGGGCTCAGCAACGTGCGGCTGCACATGGGCGATGCGCTCGACGTGGTCGAGCGGCTGCCCGATGCGAGCCTCGAGCGCGTCTATCTGCTCCACCCCGATCCCTGGCCCAAGGCGCGCCACGCCAAGCGGCGGATGGTCAATCACGGCCCGCTCGACCTGATCGCATCCAAGCTCAGGCCCGGCAGCGAGTTCCGCCTGGGCACCGACGACCCGACCTATTGCCGCTGGGCGATGATGGTGATGAACCAGCGCCGCGACTTTGCGTGGCAGGCGAGGGAGGCCAGCGATTTCCTAACCCGCCCCGCCGACTGGCCCGAGACGCGCTACGAGCGCAAGGCGCGGCGGCAGGGGCACGAGGTGTGGTACTTCCGTTACCTGCGCGTCTGA
- a CDS encoding alginate lyase family protein, with translation MIPRRTLLAVPLLALPAARAAEPDLRAPDLRTVERRRVVPQARAMLAEPPHTIAVIPAPRSPGGRQDYYSEGDYWWPDPANPGGPYIRRDGRSNPDKFDGHRDALIHFGRIVPMLAAAWDFTGETRYAAAAIRHLIAWFVDPATRMNPNLQHAQAIIGVNTGRAIGVIDTLQIVEVARAATLFARRDAPGYAAIRKGVEDWFASYLDWLTTSPFGIEERDQKNNHGTCWLLQAAAFAAVVGRRDVLELARARLKTVIIPTQIAPDGRQPLELARTKPYAYSLFNLDVLAACAWLLSERKGELIAWRTPDGRSAGQAIAFMARYIADKGQWPFARDIEYFDGFPVRHPALLFGARALDRPDWLRIWTRLNPDPVIGEVIRNFPVRQPLLWIDQTRR, from the coding sequence ATGATCCCCCGCCGCACCCTGCTCGCCGTGCCGTTGCTCGCGCTTCCCGCCGCCCGTGCCGCCGAACCCGATCTACGTGCGCCTGATCTTCGAACGGTCGAGCGCCGCCGCGTGGTTCCGCAGGCCCGCGCGATGCTTGCCGAGCCGCCGCACACCATCGCCGTGATTCCCGCCCCGCGCAGCCCGGGCGGGCGCCAGGACTATTATTCCGAGGGCGACTATTGGTGGCCCGATCCTGCCAATCCCGGCGGGCCCTATATCCGCCGCGACGGGCGCTCCAACCCCGACAAGTTCGACGGGCATCGCGACGCGCTGATCCACTTCGGCCGGATCGTCCCGATGCTCGCCGCGGCCTGGGACTTCACCGGCGAGACGCGCTACGCCGCCGCGGCGATCCGGCACCTCATCGCCTGGTTCGTCGATCCGGCGACGCGGATGAACCCCAATCTCCAGCACGCCCAGGCGATCATCGGCGTCAACACCGGCCGTGCGATCGGGGTGATCGACACGCTCCAGATCGTCGAGGTCGCGCGCGCGGCCACGCTGTTCGCGCGGCGTGACGCGCCGGGCTATGCCGCGATCCGCAAGGGCGTGGAGGACTGGTTCGCAAGCTATCTCGACTGGCTCACCACCTCGCCCTTCGGGATCGAGGAGCGCGACCAGAAGAACAACCACGGCACCTGCTGGCTGCTCCAAGCCGCCGCCTTCGCCGCGGTTGTCGGCCGCCGCGACGTGCTGGAACTCGCCCGCGCGCGCCTCAAGACCGTCATCATCCCCACCCAGATCGCGCCCGACGGACGCCAGCCGCTCGAGCTCGCGCGCACCAAGCCCTATGCCTATTCGCTGTTCAACCTCGACGTCCTCGCCGCCTGCGCCTGGCTGCTGTCGGAGAGGAAGGGCGAGCTCATCGCCTGGCGCACCCCCGATGGCCGCTCGGCCGGGCAGGCGATCGCGTTCATGGCCCGCTACATCGCTGACAAGGGCCAATGGCCCTTTGCGAGGGACATCGAATATTTCGACGGCTTTCCGGTGCGCCATCCCGCTTTGCTGTTCGGCGCCCGCGCGCTCGACCGCCCCGACTGGCTGCGCATTTGGACCAGGCTCAACCCTGATCCGGTGATCGGCGAGGTGATCCGCAACTTCCCCGTCCGCCAACCCCTATTGTGGATCGATCAGACGCGCAGGTAA
- a CDS encoding aldose epimerase family protein, with product MKPLVALLALATLGAANQPGVRSEAFGTRTDGRAVQRHILVNARGMTVELMDHGAAIVRIAVPDGKGGAVDVVPAPVDLAGLLASNRRYGAIVGRYAGRLRGEVTIDGTRYPLATNASGVTLHGGDPGFDRAAWVPRSFATRDAVGLVFTHVSPDGDQGFPGKLTIEARYTLARDSDTLTLDITATADRPTVANLTNHVYFNLAGQGSVACHVLRVDADRRVELDARKLPTGRLVPVRGTASDFTRDRPLAPVLQAGGMDEMLVLSGSRTARLTDPASGRMLAVTTDQPGLQVFTGNAFDGADRDRAGRPIARHAAIALEPGHFADSPAIPAFPSTRVAPGKPLRWHAAWRFGRVAPAAAACTP from the coding sequence ATGAAACCGCTGGTCGCCCTGCTGGCGCTCGCCACACTGGGCGCGGCGAACCAACCCGGGGTGCGCAGCGAGGCGTTCGGCACACGGACCGACGGCCGCGCGGTCCAGCGCCACATCCTGGTCAACGCGCGCGGCATGACCGTCGAGCTGATGGATCATGGCGCGGCGATCGTGCGGATCGCGGTGCCGGACGGGAAGGGCGGCGCGGTCGATGTCGTTCCAGCACCTGTCGATCTCGCGGGCTTGCTCGCCAGCAATCGCCGCTACGGCGCGATCGTCGGCCGCTATGCCGGGCGGCTGCGGGGCGAAGTGACAATCGACGGCACGCGCTACCCGCTCGCCACCAACGCCTCCGGGGTCACGCTCCATGGCGGCGACCCCGGCTTCGACCGCGCGGCGTGGGTGCCGCGCAGCTTCGCCACGCGCGACGCGGTCGGCCTCGTCTTCACCCATGTCAGCCCCGATGGCGACCAGGGCTTCCCGGGCAAGCTCACCATCGAGGCGCGCTACACGCTCGCCCGCGACAGCGACACGCTGACGCTCGACATCACCGCAACCGCCGATCGCCCGACCGTCGCCAACCTCACCAACCATGTCTATTTCAATCTGGCGGGCCAGGGCAGCGTGGCGTGCCACGTCTTGCGCGTCGATGCCGACCGCCGCGTCGAGCTCGATGCGCGCAAGCTCCCCACCGGCCGCCTCGTGCCGGTGCGCGGCACCGCCTCCGATTTCACGCGGGATCGCCCGCTCGCGCCCGTCCTGCAAGCGGGCGGGATGGACGAAATGCTGGTGCTCTCGGGCAGCCGCACCGCGCGGCTCACCGATCCGGCCAGCGGCCGCATGCTCGCCGTCACCACCGACCAGCCGGGGCTACAGGTCTTCACCGGCAACGCCTTTGATGGCGCCGACCGCGACCGCGCCGGCCGCCCGATCGCACGCCACGCCGCAATCGCGCTCGAGCCCGGCCATTTCGCGGATTCCCCCGCCATCCCCGCCTTCCCCTCGACCCGCGTCGCGCCGGGCAAGCCGCTGCGCTGGCATGCCGCATGGCGCTTCGGCCGGGTGGCGCCCGCCGCGGCGGCGTGCACGCCATGA
- a CDS encoding alginate lyase family protein, protein MKLGRTIPLSVLAATAAAGAPSAAAAFPSPPAVCQGSEGYAAAFGGRRTFTLRPGELEAIKASLQSDPAVAQAYRMLIAQADQALARKPGSVLDKRTIPLSGDRHDYVSLAPYWWPDPVNPKGPYVRRDGQVNPERETNRFDRTALGRLINDTDTLGLAYYYSGDRNYADKAAALVRAWFLDPATAMNPNMNYAQAVPGRENGRAEGVLDTSGFIAVIDAVGLIGPSGALSAEEVKALEGWFSRYVDWMRTSANGKAEAAARNNHGIWYDAQLARFALFARRDDIARRTVAAFAKARIEKQVDPSGALPHELTRTRSFHYSVFTLDAAYHVADSAACMGIDLYGADMQGRSLRKATAYVAAYRGRQADWPYKEMKWPAEALDELLTRADAAWGPGAYPRAASGDMVLRYRTTR, encoded by the coding sequence ATGAAACTTGGCCGGACCATCCCTCTCTCGGTCCTTGCCGCCACCGCCGCTGCGGGTGCCCCATCCGCGGCGGCGGCTTTTCCTTCCCCACCCGCCGTCTGCCAGGGCAGCGAAGGCTATGCTGCTGCGTTCGGCGGCCGCCGCACCTTCACGCTGCGCCCGGGCGAGCTCGAAGCGATCAAGGCCTCGCTGCAAAGCGATCCCGCGGTCGCCCAGGCCTATCGCATGCTGATCGCGCAGGCCGATCAGGCACTCGCGCGCAAGCCCGGCTCGGTGCTCGACAAGCGCACGATTCCCCTGTCAGGCGACCGGCACGATTATGTCAGCCTGGCCCCCTATTGGTGGCCCGACCCGGTCAATCCCAAAGGCCCGTATGTCCGCCGCGACGGGCAGGTGAACCCGGAGCGCGAGACCAACCGCTTCGATCGCACCGCGCTCGGCCGGCTGATCAACGACACCGACACGCTCGGGCTCGCATATTATTACAGCGGCGACCGCAATTATGCCGACAAGGCTGCCGCGCTCGTCCGCGCCTGGTTCCTCGACCCCGCCACGGCGATGAACCCCAATATGAACTATGCCCAGGCGGTGCCGGGGCGCGAGAATGGCCGCGCCGAGGGGGTGCTCGACACCAGCGGCTTCATCGCGGTGATCGATGCGGTCGGGCTGATCGGCCCCTCGGGTGCGCTGTCGGCGGAGGAGGTCAAGGCGCTGGAGGGCTGGTTCTCGCGCTATGTCGACTGGATGCGCACCAGCGCCAATGGCAAGGCGGAGGCGGCCGCGCGCAACAATCATGGCATCTGGTACGACGCGCAGCTCGCCCGCTTCGCGCTGTTCGCGCGCCGCGACGATATCGCCCGGCGCACCGTCGCCGCTTTTGCCAAGGCGCGGATCGAGAAGCAGGTCGACCCCTCGGGCGCACTCCCGCACGAGCTCACGCGCACGCGCAGCTTCCATTATTCGGTCTTCACCCTCGACGCCGCCTATCATGTCGCCGACAGTGCGGCGTGCATGGGGATCGATCTTTATGGCGCCGATATGCAGGGCCGCTCGCTGCGCAAGGCGACCGCCTATGTCGCGGCCTATCGCGGGCGCCAGGCCGACTGGCCGTACAAGGAGATGAAGTGGCCGGCCGAGGCGCTCGACGAACTGCTCACCCGCGCCGATGCCGCCTGGGGGCCGGGCGCCTATCCACGCGCGGCGAGCGGGGACATGGTGCTACGCTACCGCACTACGCGATGA
- a CDS encoding TonB-dependent receptor, with amino-acid sequence MQSRSIVIVRGSLLASAALAVVAPAFAQEAATPADPAPQAAGGAGEEEIIVTGARATQRTSIEFKRNADVVVDGLVSDEIGATPDNSVGDTLERITGVSADRFKGNANELSVRGLGPTLSFSTFNGREVSTAGPDRSVAFQQFPSELVNGVLVYKSQRADFLEGGVGGVIELRSMKPLDYGKRRIQFEVRGDFQPKDDDVYQHDGLGYRANISYTDQFSTGLGDIGISIGYQRQDTTTPEDYYNTNATFQPCNTIANNPSLVTGSAATLVAAGAGANCTVATGPRSIPPTTGATPVLVGETRGDVYFANSSRSFRTQKTSEVRDGIIGAIQWRPHPDFEIALDGQYSNRASLEDRNVLQITEGLRGVQPLVIGNGTNGYSPGALMSYRGNSNLENQLETRQRNEEYLGGGINLIWSPDRWNISFDGSYSRSHRTETQKQTRMRSTTRVPYTLTYNGDDVVPTVDFGSFDITNHANFLAVGNTAVYARNRFVTDREDVIWAGKLDITRELDGFINSVKFGGRYSDHHRTNDNARNTDLNTIPGTPAQVTALITQANQQCRVPFTTSSYMQGMGTNVTRWATFDNDCLFRTFTGSDDALPYPTDGRDPSDIDVREKIWAAYAMANFRSDEGTVPFSGNVGLRWVKTDITSVGYRQGYRLTINSGNDTYDIAIDPTQPLSVLSAKGSYNYLLPSANISFDLSQQLKLRLAAYRAIARSGIESFGAGISLTPTVAASGINNIVFNATTGNPNLKPLRAWNADASIELYASKDTMLSVAGYYKWVTGTVIGRSEPQPTDITVTTIRDNGPPTTQTFTISPVSSANDTETRHLYGVEATFSHVLTWLPDPLDGFGVQGSVNRAFANFEYPDTSPIAAYVDPANLIGLSKWTASGSVWFEKWGLSLRANVRYRSDYYKPNGGTNREIRDGTYLNLSAQYDLTKNVQLKLQALNVTGTPDIMYKGGFDSITEVSNSGTQYFFGFRVRL; translated from the coding sequence ATGCAGTCTCGTTCGATCGTGATCGTCCGTGGTTCGCTGCTTGCTTCGGCAGCGCTGGCGGTGGTGGCGCCGGCCTTCGCGCAGGAGGCGGCGACACCGGCTGACCCGGCCCCGCAGGCGGCGGGTGGCGCGGGTGAAGAGGAGATCATCGTCACCGGCGCGCGCGCCACGCAGCGCACCTCGATCGAATTCAAGCGCAACGCCGACGTGGTCGTAGACGGCCTGGTCAGCGACGAGATCGGCGCCACCCCTGACAACAGCGTCGGCGACACGCTCGAGCGGATCACCGGCGTCTCGGCCGATCGTTTCAAGGGCAATGCCAACGAGCTGTCGGTGCGCGGCCTCGGCCCGACGCTGAGCTTCTCCACCTTCAACGGGCGCGAGGTCTCGACCGCGGGTCCCGACCGTTCGGTCGCCTTCCAGCAATTCCCGTCGGAACTGGTCAACGGCGTGCTCGTCTACAAGTCGCAGCGCGCCGACTTCCTCGAGGGCGGCGTCGGCGGCGTGATCGAGCTCAGGTCAATGAAGCCGCTCGACTATGGCAAGCGGCGCATCCAGTTCGAGGTGCGCGGCGATTTCCAGCCCAAGGACGACGACGTCTACCAGCATGACGGGCTCGGCTATCGCGCCAACATCTCCTACACCGACCAGTTCTCGACCGGTCTCGGCGATATCGGCATCTCGATCGGCTATCAGCGCCAGGACACGACGACACCCGAAGATTATTACAATACGAACGCCACCTTCCAGCCGTGCAACACGATCGCCAATAACCCCTCGCTGGTTACCGGATCGGCCGCGACGCTGGTTGCTGCCGGGGCCGGCGCCAACTGCACGGTCGCGACCGGGCCGCGGTCGATCCCGCCGACGACGGGCGCGACGCCGGTGCTCGTCGGAGAGACGCGCGGGGACGTCTATTTCGCCAACTCCTCGCGCAGCTTCCGCACGCAGAAGACGTCCGAAGTGCGCGACGGCATCATCGGCGCGATCCAGTGGCGCCCGCATCCCGATTTCGAGATCGCGCTCGACGGGCAGTATTCGAACCGCGCGAGCCTGGAGGACCGTAACGTCCTGCAGATCACGGAGGGGCTTCGTGGCGTCCAGCCGCTGGTGATCGGCAACGGCACCAACGGCTATTCGCCGGGCGCGCTGATGAGCTATCGCGGCAACTCGAATCTCGAGAACCAGCTGGAGACGCGCCAGCGCAACGAGGAGTATCTGGGCGGCGGCATCAACTTGATCTGGTCGCCCGATCGCTGGAACATATCGTTCGACGGCTCCTATTCGCGCAGCCACCGCACCGAGACGCAGAAGCAGACCCGCATGCGCTCGACCACGCGCGTGCCCTATACGCTGACCTATAATGGCGATGACGTCGTGCCGACGGTGGATTTCGGCAGCTTCGACATCACCAACCACGCCAACTTCCTCGCGGTGGGCAACACCGCCGTCTATGCGCGCAACCGCTTTGTCACCGACCGCGAGGACGTGATCTGGGCGGGCAAGCTCGACATTACGCGCGAGCTCGATGGGTTCATCAATTCGGTGAAGTTCGGCGGCCGCTATTCCGACCATCACCGCACCAACGACAATGCCCGCAACACCGATCTCAATACTATTCCGGGCACGCCGGCGCAGGTCACCGCGCTGATCACCCAGGCGAACCAGCAGTGCCGCGTGCCCTTCACGACCAGCTCCTACATGCAGGGCATGGGTACCAACGTGACCCGCTGGGCAACCTTCGACAATGACTGCCTGTTCCGCACCTTCACCGGCAGCGACGATGCGCTACCCTATCCCACGGACGGGCGCGATCCGAGCGACATCGACGTGCGCGAGAAGATCTGGGCGGCCTATGCGATGGCCAATTTCCGTTCGGACGAGGGGACGGTGCCGTTCAGCGGCAATGTCGGACTGCGCTGGGTGAAGACCGACATTACCTCGGTCGGCTATCGTCAGGGCTATCGCCTGACGATCAACTCCGGCAACGATACCTATGATATCGCGATCGATCCGACTCAGCCGCTTTCTGTCCTCTCCGCCAAGGGGAGTTATAATTACCTGCTGCCGAGCGCGAACATCTCGTTCGACCTGTCGCAGCAGCTCAAGCTGCGCCTCGCCGCCTATCGTGCGATCGCGCGCTCGGGCATCGAGAGCTTCGGCGCGGGGATCAGCCTGACCCCGACGGTCGCGGCGAGCGGCATCAACAACATCGTCTTCAACGCCACCACTGGCAACCCCAACCTGAAGCCGCTTCGCGCGTGGAATGCCGATGCCAGCATCGAGCTCTATGCGTCGAAGGATACAATGCTGTCAGTGGCCGGCTATTATAAATGGGTCACCGGCACCGTGATCGGCCGGTCCGAGCCCCAGCCCACCGACATCACCGTGACCACGATCCGCGATAACGGTCCGCCGACGACGCAAACCTTCACGATCAGCCCGGTCAGCTCAGCCAACGATACCGAGACGCGCCATCTCTATGGCGTCGAGGCGACCTTCAGCCATGTGCTGACCTGGCTGCCCGATCCGCTCGACGGGTTCGGCGTCCAGGGCTCGGTCAACCGCGCCTTCGCCAATTTCGAATATCCCGATACCTCGCCGATCGCCGCCTATGTCGATCCGGCGAACCTGATCGGCCTGTCGAAATGGACCGCGAGCGGATCGGTGTGGTTCGAGAAATGGGGCCTCTCGCTGCGTGCCAATGTCCGCTACCGTTCGGACTATTACAAGCCGAACGGCGGAACCAACCGCGAGATCCGCGACGGCACCTATCTCAACCTCTCGGCGCAATATGATCTGACCAAGAACGTGCAGCTCAAGCTGCAGGCGCTCAACGTCACCGGCACGCCCGACATCATGTACAAGGGCGGCTTCGACAGCATCACCGAAGTCTCCAACAGCGGCACCCAGTATTTCTTCGGCTTCCGGGTGCGCCTCTGA
- a CDS encoding glycoside hydrolase family 105 protein, which translates to MSPTLIALAAAASPAAIVETRAAMPQPAAILAETRRVADWQLANRTNWATMPAARPSVRNPRDWQQAAFWITLTDLAQRDRRYGKPLLDLGRELQWKLGDNVFHADDQLIAQAWIWASRNGAGPAALAPARAYFDNVLANRPTGSLEFIPGAPGAGWSKCTDRWCWCDALFMAPPTLLRLAIATGDKRYADFAHEEFKATTDYLYDPSERLYFRDSRFFDMRDDKGRKLFWSRGNGWVMGGLVRMLQVMDRKDPKRPYYEKLFRDMAGKLVTLQKADGYWPASLLDGDPGTPPETSGTAFFTYAFAWGVDAGLLDRATYQPAAIKGWNAVVRAVQPDGMLGWVQQVGDRPNSVSATETQFYGSGAFILAGTAMYDLARKGTKR; encoded by the coding sequence ATGTCACCGACCCTGATCGCGCTCGCCGCCGCGGCGTCACCGGCCGCTATCGTCGAGACCAGGGCAGCGATGCCGCAACCCGCCGCGATCCTCGCCGAGACGCGCCGCGTTGCCGACTGGCAGCTCGCCAACCGTACCAACTGGGCGACGATGCCCGCCGCGCGGCCGAGCGTGCGCAACCCGCGCGACTGGCAGCAGGCGGCCTTCTGGATCACGCTCACCGATCTCGCTCAGCGCGATCGCCGTTATGGCAAGCCGCTGCTCGATCTCGGCCGCGAGCTGCAATGGAAGCTCGGCGACAATGTCTTCCACGCTGACGACCAGCTCATCGCGCAGGCCTGGATCTGGGCGTCGCGCAACGGTGCCGGTCCGGCCGCGCTCGCGCCGGCGCGCGCCTATTTCGACAATGTCCTCGCCAACCGGCCCACCGGCAGCCTCGAATTCATTCCCGGTGCGCCCGGCGCGGGCTGGTCCAAATGCACCGATCGCTGGTGCTGGTGCGACGCGCTGTTCATGGCCCCGCCGACCCTGCTCCGCCTTGCCATCGCCACCGGCGATAAGCGTTATGCCGATTTCGCACATGAGGAGTTCAAGGCAACCACCGATTACCTCTACGACCCGTCCGAGCGCCTCTATTTCCGCGACAGCCGCTTCTTCGACATGCGCGACGACAAGGGCCGCAAGCTGTTCTGGAGTCGCGGCAATGGCTGGGTGATGGGCGGGCTGGTGCGCATGCTCCAGGTGATGGACCGCAAGGACCCCAAGCGCCCCTATTACGAGAAATTGTTCCGCGACATGGCGGGCAAGCTGGTGACGCTGCAAAAGGCCGACGGCTATTGGCCAGCCTCGCTGCTCGACGGTGATCCCGGGACTCCGCCCGAGACCAGCGGCACCGCCTTCTTCACCTATGCCTTTGCCTGGGGTGTCGATGCCGGGCTGCTCGATCGCGCCACCTATCAGCCCGCGGCGATCAAGGGCTGGAACGCGGTCGTCCGTGCCGTGCAGCCCGACGGGATGCTCGGCTGGGTCCAGCAGGTCGGCGACCGGCCCAACAGCGTCTCGGCCACGGAGACGCAATTCTACGGTTCGGGCGCCTTCATCCTCGCCGGCACCGCGATGTACGATCTCGCGCGCAAGGGGACGAAGCGCTGA
- a CDS encoding DUF4861 domain-containing protein yields the protein MRIRALLLLLPASTALAQDRAPLRQATPEEQQARAAVSIADYRYGDLLWENDRIAFRIYSRALEQAEPPSSSGIDAWGKRVRWPYMDRQLRTGDQHADHGEGLDFYNVGTGRGVGGLGVWHDNKLWTSRNYVRPRIASAGPQVADFTVDYEPWPVDVARTVSETRRFTLPAGTNFTRMVSTLRSNRAGPLIVGIGISKRPVPPGQLGKITKDAERARLTWWGPTDPAKGTMAAAVMVDPRAFAGFAEDADNYLILVRAEPGKPFVYYAGAAWDRGPDFATRESWQAQVDKETPDFTP from the coding sequence ATGAGGATCCGGGCCCTGCTCCTCCTGCTTCCGGCGAGCACCGCGCTGGCACAGGATCGCGCGCCGCTGCGGCAGGCGACGCCGGAGGAACAGCAGGCGCGCGCCGCGGTGTCGATCGCGGACTATCGCTATGGCGACTTGCTGTGGGAGAATGACCGAATCGCCTTCCGCATCTATTCGCGCGCGCTGGAACAGGCCGAGCCGCCCTCCTCCTCGGGGATCGACGCCTGGGGCAAGCGCGTGCGCTGGCCCTATATGGACCGGCAGCTGCGCACCGGCGACCAGCATGCCGACCATGGCGAGGGGCTCGATTTCTACAATGTCGGCACCGGGCGCGGCGTGGGCGGACTCGGCGTCTGGCATGACAACAAGCTGTGGACCTCGCGCAACTATGTGCGGCCGCGCATCGCGAGCGCGGGGCCGCAGGTCGCGGACTTCACCGTCGACTATGAGCCGTGGCCGGTCGATGTCGCGCGGACCGTGTCCGAGACACGCCGCTTCACGCTGCCCGCGGGCACCAATTTCACGCGGATGGTCTCGACGCTGCGCTCGAACCGGGCGGGGCCGCTGATCGTCGGCATCGGCATCTCGAAGCGGCCGGTCCCCCCGGGGCAACTCGGCAAGATCACCAAGGACGCCGAGCGTGCGCGCCTGACCTGGTGGGGCCCCACCGACCCGGCCAAGGGCACAATGGCGGCGGCAGTAATGGTCGATCCGCGTGCGTTCGCTGGCTTTGCCGAAGATGCCGACAATTATCTGATCCTGGTGCGGGCCGAACCGGGCAAGCCGTTCGTCTATTATGCCGGCGCGGCATGGGACCGCGGCCCCGACTTCGCGACGCGCGAATCCTGGCAGGCGCAGGTGGACAAGGAGACCCCCGATTTCACACCCTAG